In Vitis riparia cultivar Riparia Gloire de Montpellier isolate 1030 chromosome 19, EGFV_Vit.rip_1.0, whole genome shotgun sequence, the following proteins share a genomic window:
- the LOC117908368 gene encoding organic cation/carnitine transporter 2-like, which translates to MANATPLLSQSDLSQPLSLSSSIESETPSVEKVLPSLDEFIEQSIGGFAWAQLLHAILVSLAWLFDGQQTFISIFTDAEPTWHCNHLSTEDCNSGSNICLLPKTAWEWDKPAYTFFISEWSLECVSSIIKGLPATSFFMGCLLGGFLLAPVADSSFGRKNMLFLSCLTMSVAALLTVFSTNIWMYSALRFISGFGRASIGASALVLSTETVGKAWRGQVGTIGFLCCTLGFLSLPAMAYMNRSSSWRLLYVWTSIPAIFYCLLIRFLVCESPRWLFMQGRKEEALATLEKLAPMENNTSLKSLDLCLSGALLKQEKMKMNLHLSIKMLLEKRWASRRLLAVMVIAFGIGIMYYGMPLGVGNLAYNLYLSVTLNVLAEMPSSLITMFYIGKWSRRSSVLALTTISGVSSIMCVVVGHGMKELQVGLELISFFCACTVFSVLMIYTLELFPTCVRSLAVAMVRQALMSSGTVSTILIAAGKTNAFLSYGVFGLLILCCGLFVVCLPETKGLSLCDTMEEQEHKEANAC; encoded by the coding sequence ATGGCCAATGCAACCCCCTTGCTCTCCCAATCTGATTTATCTCAGCCTCTTTCACTATCTAGTTCGATAGAGTCTGAAACGCCAAGCGTTGAGAAAGTGCTTCCTTCCCTCGATGAGTTCATCGAGCAAAGCATAGGAGGCTTTGCATGGGCACAGTTGCTGCATGCCATCCTTGTATCTTTGGCATGGTTGTTTGATGGGCAACAAACATTCATCTCCATCTTCACTGACGCGGAGCCAACATGGCACTGCAATCATCTCAGTACTGAGGATTGCAACTCAGGTTCCAACATTTGCCTATTGCCCAAGACCGCATGGGAGTGGGACAAGCCTGCATACACATTTTTCATATCAGAATGGTCGCTTGAATGTGTCAGTTCGATCATCAAAGGCCTGCCTGCTACCTCTTTCTTCATGGGGTGCTTGCTTGGTGGATTTCTTCTAGCTCCAGTGGCGGACTCATCATTTGGCCGGAAGAACATGCTATTCCTCTCATGTCTCACTATGTCTGTCGCGGCGCTTTTAACTGTCTTCTCTACCAACATTTGGATGTACTCAGCATTAAGATTTATCAGTGGTTTTGGGAGGGCATCAATTGGAGCTTCCGCCCTTGTGTTATCAACAGAAACAGTTGGAAAAGCTTGGCGTGGCCAAGTGGGGACCATCGGCTTCCTCTGTTGCACCCTAGGGTTTCTGTCATTACCAGCTATGGCTTATATGAATAGGAGCTCCTCATGGAGACTTCTCTACGTATGGACTTCCATTCCAGCAATTTTCTACTGTCTTTTAATCCGTTTCCTAGTCTGCGAGTCTCCAAGATGGCTTTTCATGCAAGGGCGGAAAGAAGAAGCATTAGCAACACTGGAAAAACTAGCACCCATGGAGAATAATACAAGTTTAAAGTCTTTAGACTTGTGTCTATCAGGGGCATTGCTCAAACAGGAAAAGATGAAGATGAATCTTCACTTATCAATCAAGATGTTGCTGGAGAAAAGATGGGCTTCTCGAAGATTACTTGCAGTTATGGTAATTGCATTTGGGATTGGAATTATGTACTATGGCATGCCATTGGGGGTCGGAAACTTAGCATACAATCTCTATTTGAGTGTTACGCTTAACGTCTTGGCTGAGATGCCCTCGTCATTGATCACCATGTTCTATATAGGTAAATGGAGCAGGAGAAGCTCAGTGCTGGCTTTGACCACCATCAGTGGGGTGTCTAGTATAATGTGTGTGGTGGTAGGCCATGGAATGAAGGAATTGCAGGTGGGGCTGGAGCTGATATCCTTCTTCTGCGCCTGCACCGTCTTCTCTGTGTTAATGATATACACACTTGAACTGTTCCCAACTTGTGTGAGGAGCTTGGCGGTAGCCATGGTGAGGCAAGCGCTCATGTCCAGCGGCACGGTCAGTACAATATTGATTGCTGCGGGGAAGACGAATGCGTTTTTGTCCTATGGAGTTTTTGGGTTGTTGATTTTGTGTTGTGGGTTGTTTGTGGTTTGTTTGCCGGAGACAAAGGGCTTGTCTCTTTGTGATACCATGGAAGAACAAGAGCACAAGGAGGCCAATGCATGCTGA